The following coding sequences lie in one Yamadazyma tenuis chromosome 3, complete sequence genomic window:
- the RRP5 gene encoding rRNA biogenesis protein rrp5 (EggNog:ENOG503NVPJ; COG:A; BUSCO:EOG092603YJ), with protein MTESTNRESILRSNDIAFPRGGSTGLTPLEVKEISNEATKDVLFETAALGTKRKATTSTSQAKKKIKNGRRGGKTDSTTTEVTEEKESVKIENFNFKNLIPGTKVLGEISKISKLAITVSIGDNLFGHLPITSISEDITSRVEKYAEHEQQSDDEIAYENEDEDKEILTGTLKTSSAEFPDLQTIFQIGQWINAQIIENSSKKGKKIELSIEPSVVNKELEDDDLITGNLIQGAVISKEDHGIILDIGKPGLTGFISNKDLKDSKYNVDEFQVGQVLLSSISSKSARNLSLKPLEKHSKSSTISTITSVDAIQPGVMVDALVTDVTKNGIVTRVFGLVDGTINLTHLNDFEVKTLQHKYTVGNNVKARVIAVLPKAGTKKLILSQLPHIMNFQKFSELKESALEAYPMGHKFDEVKVKGMDPNYIYVDLGGSLRGQVHLSNLDPSKSIEIDYTAGSTHEARLIDYDAFDNVFILSFDPKVIEAKYLNFHDIQDGAYVNIEIVQVLPESKGIKVKVLDKFDGFVPPLHMSDIKLIYPERKFRVGTKVKARVLKKEKNRLLITLKKALVNIEDEFVLNSFENATPDLRTAATVEKFVHGGVIVSFFGYLGAFLPKNEISETFVDDPKDYLRIGQSVNVRVTTINKEDKKLVVSLRQSSSLTGTQKDSLGDLVPGKSVVPAIMVEKKKDSVIIELADSGLRGVIFNGHLSDGNYEQNRALAKRLQVGETLDVLVLEKDLKARSVIASRKNSLIEASKRGEVPASFKDIEIDERMIYGYVKSVTNMGLFISFGGKLTGLALAKYVTDDKNGDLSKKFYKYQSIACRVIRIDEENKRFLLSLKDINPSEGVSQSEAVINPVDSTKKHVGEYKPGVVTEAIIKSIKGTQLNVEMADNLQGRIDITQCFNSWNEIKDKRQPLSQFHKGEKVKVKIIGYHDAKNHKFLPITHKRSNKNIILELSMVKKVVSNSSTTLDISSIVEGSKQLAFVNNIAKGYVWVSIAPTVKGRISFMELTDDTSIFEDLETKLPIGSAFQASVKEIDHEHNIVILNARKDAVSSIDDVKVGDKYPARILKVKETFVLVELGENVTASAYITDALDDYTEKLESVFSSNDFTSATVLNVDKEAKKMAVSLRTESASDKLINSFADLKIGDVVRGFIKNIANNGIHVSLGRTVSAYVRVSDLSDSFLKDWKRYFKLHQSIVGKISACEKEGQVRMTLKESEVNGELKTFKKFEDLEVGEIFEGSVKTVTEFGVFVKLDGTFNVSGLCHHSEISDNVVENITQLFGEGDRVKVKVLKIDSEKKQLSLGMKASYFTEDIEMEDAEDEDADINSEHSSADETEESDDMEEDGDDEIIDVKEGSDSSDEESDDEEERSEKSAGLSTGGFDWTASILDQADNGESSSDDEDFTEKKKKRSKSKKYTEDKTGDINTRAPQSTGDFERLIIGNPNSSILWMNYMSFQLQLSELDKAREIGERALKIINYKDEHEKLNIWIALLNLENSFGSEETLEETFKRSCQFMDSLTMHQKLASIYEMSENFEKLDSHYKNMFKKFGSSNVQLWVNYASNLLDRNLNDQCHEILARALQVLSKRDHVEIVKKFAQLEFEKGEIEQGRSLFEGLINDAPKKIDLWNVYIDKEIKFGKDKSKVEDLFERALGRKLSKKQAKFFFNKWVVFENDNGDEKGAIRVKAKAAEYVESLSNA; from the coding sequence ATGACTGAGTCAACTAATCGTGAATCGATACTTAGAAGTAATGATATCGCATTCCCTAGAGGTGGATCTACTGGTTTGACCCCTTTGGAAGTTAAAGAAATCTCCAACGAAGCCACCAAAGATGTTTTATTCGAAACGGCTGCGTTAGGTACCAAGAGAAAGGCTACAACCTCTACATCTCAAGCCAAGAAAAAGATAAAGAACGGGAGAAGAGGAGGCAAGACAGATCTGACTACTACTGAAGTAACGGAAGAAAAGGAGTCAGTCaagattgaaaacttcaactttaAGAACCTCATTCCTGGTACCAAGGTTTTGGGTGAAATATCCAAAATTTCAAAACTTGCTATCACTGTTTCAATTGGAGACAATTTGTTTGGCCACCTTCCTATAACCTCTATCAGTGAAGATATTACTTCGAGAGTTGAAAAGTATGCAGAGCATGAACAACAgagtgatgatgaaattgcTTATGAaaacgaagatgaagacaaagAAATTCTCACCGGAACCCTTaaaacttcttcagcagAGTTTCCTGATCTTCAAACCATCTTCCAGATAGGTCAATGGATTAATGCCCAAATCATCGAAAATTCCAGCAAAAAGGGAAAAAAGATTGAGTTATCTATTGAACCATCTGTGGTTaacaaggaattggaagacGATGACTTGATTACCGGAAACTTGATTCAAGGTGCCGttatttccaaagaagatcaTGGTATTATCTTAGACATTGGTAAGCCAGGATTGACGGGGTTCATCTCaaacaaagacttgaaagactCCAAATACAATGTAGATGAGTTCCAAGTGGGCCAGGTTTTATTATCCAGcatttcttccaagtctgcTCGAAATTTGAGCTTAAAACCATTGGAGAAGCattccaaatcttccacCATCTCCACTATAACATCTGTTGATGCCATTCAACCAGGTGTGATGGTGGATGCCTTGGTTACTGACGTTACCAAGAATGGGATTGTCACTAGAGTTTTCGGACTCGTTGATGGTACTATCAACTTGACTCACTTGAACGATTTTGAAGTGAAAACATTGCAACACAAGTACACTGTGGGTAATAACGTTAAAGCTAGAGTCATAGCTGTCTTACCAAAGGCTGGAACCAAGAAGCTTATTTTGTCCCAGTTGCCTCATATTATGAACTTTCAGAAATTTTCTGAGTTGAAAGAGTCTGCATTAGAAGCTTATCCAATGGGCCACAAGTTTGACGAAGTCAAGGTAAAAGGAATGGATCCCAACTATATTTATGTCGATTTAGGTGGTTCATTGAGAGGTCAAGTGCATTTATCAAATCTCGATCCATCTAAATCCATTGAAATAGACTATACTGCTGGTTCCACACATGAAGCGAGACTAATTGACTATGACGCTTTTGATAACGTATTTATCTTATCTTTCGACCCGAAAGTCATCGAAgccaaatacttgaactttCACGACATTCAAGATGGGGCCTATGTGAATATCGAGATTGTACAAGTATTACCTGAATCCAAAGGAATCAAGGTGAAAGTGTTAGACAAGTTTGATGGGTTTGTACCTCCATTGCATATGTCAgatatcaagttgatttaTCCAGAAAGAAAGTTCAGAGTGGGAACTAAGGTTAAGGCTagggtgttgaagaaagagaaaaatAGATTGCTCAtcaccttgaagaaagctTTGGTCAATATCGAAGATGAGTTCGTGTTGAACTCGTTTGAAAATGCCACTCCTGACTTGAGAACAGCTGCTACAGTTGAAAAGTTTGTTCATGGAGGTGTAATTGTGTCATTCTTTGGATACTTGGGTGCTTTCCTCCCAAAGAACGAAATCTCCGAGACCTTTGTCGATGATCCAAAAGATTATTTGAGGATCGGACAATCTGTAAACGTGAGagtcaccaccatcaatAAGGaagacaagaaattggtaGTGTCCTTGAGACAATCTAGTAGTTTGACTGGTACTCAAAAGGATTCTCTTGGTGATCTAGTTCCAGGAAAATCTGTTGTTCCAGCCATCAtggttgaaaagaaaaaggaCTCTGTGATCATTGAATTGGCTGACAGCGGTTTAAGAGGTGTGATATTCAACGGTCATTTATCTGATGGCAATTACGAACAGAACAGAGCATTAGCTAAGAGATtacaagttggtgaaactTTGGATgtcttggtgttggaaaaagacttgaaggcCCGTTCTGTTATTGCTTCTCGTAAGAACAGTTTAATTGAAGCTAGCAAGAGAGGTGAAGTACCAGCAAGCTTCAAGGACATTGAGATTGATGAAAGAATGATCTACGGTTACGTCAAGTCTGTCACGAATATGGGATTATTTATCAgttttggtggtaaatTGACTGGTTTGGCATTGGCAAAGTACGTCACTGATGACAAAAATGGTGATTTATCTAAAAAGTTCTACAAGTACCAATCAATTGCATGCAGAGTTATCagaattgatgaagaaaacaaaagatTCTTATTGTCTTTGAAGGACATCAACCCTTCGGAAGGTGTTTCCCAATCAGAAGCTGTTATCAACCCCGTTGACTCAACCAAGAAACATGTTGGTGAATACAAACCTGGAGTTGTTACCGAAGCtatcatcaagtccatAAAAGGTACTCAGTTGAACGTTGAAATGGCTGACAACTTACAGGGAAGAATCGACATTACTCAGTGTTTCAACTCCTGGAATGAAATAAAAGATAAGAGACAACCTTTGTCTCAATTTCACAAGGGTGAAAAGGTTAAAGTGAAAATTATCGGTTACCATGATGCTAAGAACCACAAGTTCTTGCCAATTACTCACAAAAGATCCAACAAAAATATAATTTTGGAATTGAGTATGGTAAAGAAAGTTGTCTCCAACCTGTCAACGACCCTTGATATCTCAAGCATTGTGGAAGGAAGCAAACAATTGGCCTTTGTTAACAATATTGCCAAGGGTTATGTGTGGGTTTCAATTGCTCCAACTGTAAAAGGACGGATTTCTTTCATGGAGTTAACTGATGACACTTCCATTTTCGAAGACTTAGAAACCAAATTGCCAATTGGTTCTGCTTTCCAAGCTTCCGTTAAAGAGATTGACCACGAACACAATATTGTCATTTTAAATGCCAGAAAAGATGCTGTTAGCTCCATCGATGATGTCAAAGTTGGAGACAAATATCCTGCCAGAATCTTGAAGGTTAAGGAGACTTTTGTTTTGGTCGAGTTAGGAGAGAATGTAACTGCTTCTGCCTATATCACAGACGCTTTGGATGATTACACtgagaagttggaatcCGTTTTCAGCAGTAATGATTTCACTAGTGCTACTGTTTTGAACGTCGATAAAGAAGCCAAGAAGATGGCTGTTAGCTTAAGAACTGAATCAGCCAGTGacaaattgatcaacagtTTTGCTGATTTAAAGATAGGTGATGTTGTGAGAGGTTTCATTAAGAATATTGCTAACAATGGTATCCATGTATCTTTAGGTAGAACTGTTTCAGCCTATGTCAGAGTGTCAGACTTGTCAGACTCCTTTTTGAAAGACTGGAAGAGATATTTTAaacttcatcaaagtaTTGTCGGAAAGATCTCTGCTTGTGAAAAGGAAGGTCAAGTGAGAATGACCTTGAAAGAATCAGAAGTCAATGGTGAATTGAAGACCTTTAAAAAATTCGAAGACTtagaagttggagaaatatTTGAAGGTTCTGTCAAGACGGTAACTGAATTTGGTGTCTTTGTCAAATTAGATGGTACTTTCAACGTGAGTGGATTATGCCACCATTCGGAAATTTCTGAcaatgttgttgaaaatatcaCTCAGCTATTTGGTGAAGGAGACAGAGTGAAAgtcaaggtgttgaagattgaCTCCGAGAAGAAACAATTGTCATTGGGAATGAAAGCATCGTACTTCACCGAAGACATCGAGATGGAAGAtgctgaagatgaagatgctgaTATTAATAGTGAACATTCATCTGCCGACGAGACAGAAGAATCCGACGatatggaagaagatggagatgacGAAATCATTGATGTAAAGGAAGGATCTGACAGttctgatgaagaatccgacgatgaagaggaaaGATCTGAGAAGTCAGCTGGTCTTTCAACTGGTGGCTTTGACTGGACTGCTTCTATTTTGGATCAAGCTGATAATGGCGAATCCTCTtctgacgatgaagatttcaccgagaaaaagaagaagagatcCAAGTCTAAGAAGTATACTGAAGATAAAACAGGTGACATCAACACTAGAGCTCCTCAGTCCACCGGggactttgaaagattgATTATCGGTAACCCCAACTCCTCcattttgtggatgaaCTACATGTCTTTCCAATTGCAATTGAGTGAACTTGACAAAGCAAGAGAAATCGGAGAAAGAGCTTTGAAAATAATCAACTACAAAGATGAACacgaaaagttgaacatctGGATTGCCTTGTTGAATTTAGAGAACTCATTCGGAAGCGAAGAAACCTTAGAAGAAACCTTCAAGAGATCTTGTCAATTCATGGACTCATTAACTATGCACCAAAAGTTGGCTTCAATCTATGAGATGTCGgaaaactttgaaaagcttgACTCTCATTACAAGAAtatgttcaagaaattcgGGTCTTCCAACGTTCAACTCTGGGTAAACTATGCCTCAAACTTACTCGACAGAAACTTGAACGATCAGTGCCATGAAATATTAGCAAGAGCTTTACAGGTTTTGTCAAAGCGGGATCATGTTGAGATagtcaagaagtttgctCAACTAGAATTCGAGAAAggtgaaattgaacaaggtAGATCTCTCTTTGAAGGTTTAATCAATGATgcaccaaagaaaatcgaTTTGTGGAATGTCTACAttgacaaagaaatcaaattCGGAAAAGATAAGtccaaagttgaagacttATTTGAGAGAGCATTGGGCAGAAAGCTTTCCAAAAAGCAGGCCAAGTTCTTTTTTAACAAATGGGTGGTATTCGAAAATgacaatggtgatgaaaagGGAGCAATCAGAGTAAAAGCCAAGGCAGCTGAATATGTGGAATCCTTGAGCAATGCATAA
- a CDS encoding uncharacterized protein (EggNog:ENOG503P2PM; COG:K), with protein MSGVNLQGSEALPSFSKIMENAMSNKFNPQIPATHQSCIKAPFLPDSQSRVSFSNSYVPDSQPPTNMVMNTYSLKPACHSSWSRGSNDFTYYASSPYHHTPNSSVGSYPVNYQFPPPPLIHHRPYETGADVDEVKADDVMRDITKLMSTSQDVSENMELLKREYHALLYSKLVNSPANDNASLALGSEIRPTNRITLDSIKHMLLSVPPSVLVTLEFYSQEHHRILANLKASQAKLLTQREREQLHAANSVVKSDTGRASAGSNANATQPVITYQKRKSMSSFKNSSGLSEFKPGLRRNSKSEEHVHQESKAVHHSKSKSVQKMHTSHRSVFKFPELESQSPLICTHCGSEKTPEWRRGPDGDKTLCNACGIFYSKLIRKYNSPKEAASIMKQRKSEGLEIDRHV; from the coding sequence ATGAGTGGAGTAAACTTACAAGGTTCTGAAGCGTTGCCCTCATTCTCAAAGATCATGGAGAATGCTATGAgcaacaagttcaacccACAGATTCCTGCTACTCATCAGTCATGTATAAAGGCTCCCTTTCTTCCTGACTCCCAATCTAGGGTTTCTTTCTCAAACAGTTATGTCCCTGATAGTCAGCCACCCACAAATATGGTGATGAATACCTACTCTTTGAAACCTGCTTGTCATTCATCTTGGTCTCGTGGGTCTAATGATTTCACGTATTACGCTTCCTCGCCTTACCACCATACCCCAAATTCGAGTGTTGGTTCTTACCCTGTGAACTACCAGTTTCCCCCACCACCCTTGATACACCATCGTCCATACGAAACAGGAGCAGATGTTGATGAGGTGAAAGCAGATGACGTTATGAgagatatcaccaaactAATGTCCACCTCACAAGATGTTTCCGAAAACAtggaattgttgaaaagagaGTACCATGCTTTGTTGTattccaaattggtgaacAGCCCTGCGAATGATAATGCTCTGTTGGCTCTTGGCTCTGAAATTCGTCCCACAAACCGGATCACTCTTGATTCAATTAAGCATATGTTGCTTTCCGTTCCCCCTTCTGTGTTAGTCACTTTGGAGTTTTACTCTCAAGAGCATCATCGTATTCTTGCAAATCTCAAGGCATCTCAAGCTAAGTTATTGAcacaaagagaaagagaacaaCTTCACGCTGCTAACCTGGTGGTGAAATCTGATACTGGAAGAGCCTCAGCGGGGTCAAATGCAAATGCCACCCAGCCAGTCATTACTTATCAGAAGAGAAAGCTGATGTCctctttcaagaattctTCTGGGTTGAGCGAGTTCAAACCTGGTTTAAGAAGGAACTCCAAATCCGAAGAGCATGTTCACCAAGAATCGAAAGCTGTACATCattccaagtccaaactGGTTCAGAAGATGCACACGAGTCACAGATCTGTCTTTAAGTttccagaacttgaatCACAATCGCCTCTAATTTGTACACATTGTGGTTCGGAGAAGACACCAGAATGGAGAAGAGGACCAGATGGAGATAAAACCCTCTGTAATGCCTGTGGGATTTTTTACTCTAAACTCATCAGAAAATACAACTCCCCCAAAGAGGCTGCCCTGATTATGAAGCAGCGCAAGTCTGAGGGCTTGGAGATTGACAGACATGTTTGA